The Microscilla marina ATCC 23134 genome contains the following window.
CGGTGCGTATTTGGCGCAAATACGGGCTTGCTGGAGTGGCTTTTCTTACCCCGGTAATATTTATGCCTATAGGTGGCCCACTCATTGCCACTTATTATGGCGAAAGCTGGAAGCGTATTGTCCCTTATATGTTTGTAAGTGCGATTTTTTGGAGCCCGGTGACCACTGGCTGGGTGTATTTTCTGGGCGATATGATCCAAAGCAATGCTTAATATCAACCAACATCGGCTCAAAAAAAGTAAGCATTGAAATAATATATTATAAAGAAACTAAACCTGTCAGGATGATATGTCCAGACAGGTTTTTTTGTGCACCTCATTTTTCACCAGTGTCAATAGAAATATGCTGTGGTGTTTTGGGGCAAATAGGCATAATAAGCATAAAGTGAGCGAGTGCTATGGGGAAGTTTTGCGAACCTAACTTACACCAATGTGTTGGCATACGAGGGTTTGCCCTTAAAAATCATATATGCTAAAATGAAATAGCAGTTTTTGACAACTTAGTTGAGAACAAACCTCCTACATTTGTGTCAAACCATTTCCATGAAAAACTTTTTAAATATGGCTTTGCATAAGCCTTACTAGAAATGCCTGTATAACCCAACAAAGTTGTAAAGCTTTGAAAGAACCAGGTGCACCCGCTTGTTTATGCGAGCGGGCGCTCAAAAGAGTAACAGATAGAATGGGTTAGTTTAGTGAAGTCTTCTTTGGTATTGTCAAAGAAGACTTTTTCTATTTGATACCAATTGCATTATTTCTCTCCACTCTCAAGTCCTATATTTGTATAATATTCAATCAATTAAACAAATTTATACGATATGAAAAACATCTTTTCGGTATTGACAATCTGCCTTTTGTCTTTCTGTATGTGGTCATGCAAAGCCAAGTATTATGAAAAGCATCAAGAGGTAGCAAAACGTGACATACTCAATTGGGAAGCCAGTGATGTGAAAAAATTTGAGGTAGAAATTGACGATGCCCAATCTAAATTTAACCTTGGGGTAGTGTTGCGTCACCACGCAAAAATTGCACATCCGTCGGTCACTGTACAAGTCACCATTACTTCGCCATCGGGTAAGAAAACAGCTAAAAACCAAGAGATTCAATTGAAAGATAGCGCGGGTAAGCTAGTGGGAGAGGTAGCCGGTGACATTGTAGATGTTACCTCTTTTGTAGAAAAAGGGTACAGTTTTGCCGAAAAAGGAAAGTATACTTTTGATGTAGCGCTCGTGTCTAAAATGAGCCTGACTGGATTTATGAGTGTGGGTTTTGTGATAGAGAAGCCAGAGGCGGCAAAGTAGCATTGCTTCGAACAAATAAAAAACCCCTTGAGCCTATTGGAGGCTCAAGGGGTTTTTTATTGAACAAAATCACTAAATTTACGGTTTTGTTCATAATTCGTCATCATATACATTACAAACTTGAACATATAGCAATGGCAGATAACAATCGTTTTTTTGAAGAGGGAATGACTTTATACAATGCAGAAAAGTATGAAGAAGCTATAGACTTGTTTACCCAAGCTTTGGCAAAAGAAATGACCCACGTGGGAAGTTTATACCAGCGGGGGCTGAGTCATACCAAATTGCGCAATTTCGACCAGGCATTCCGCGACTTTGACCAGGCGATTGCTTTTGCTCCTCATATTGCCGCTATTTATTCAGAAAGAGGCGTGGTATACTACCACCAAAAAGACTATAAAAAAGCCATGCAAGACATGGACAAGGCAGTAGCCCTGGAGCCCCAGGAAGCCTACCGTTATGCCAGCCGTGCTTACTTGAGAGCAGCTGTAGGCGATAAACTAGGGGCATTGAATGATTACCGCAAAGCCCTGGAGCTAGACCCTGACGATGCCATAGTACAAAACAACCTTGGTTTGCTCGAAGAGAGCATGGGCTATAGCAAAGATGCCCACAAGCGCTACGAAGAAGCCGATCGGCTCATGGGCATAAGCCAGGAAGAACGACAGAAGCGTTTTGATAAAATTGTGGAAGACCACAAAATTGCGGAAGCTTCGCGCAAGATGCAGCAAGACGTGCCTCCTCCTGTGACCAAGCCTCAAACCAAAGACTACTTTCAGGTAATGAAAAGCGTGTTTACCTCTAAAGAGCGTTTCGGTGAATTCAAAAACTTTGTCAAAGGGAAGTTTGGTAAGAAAAAATCTTAAACAGCCTCACTATTTGAGGGGGTGTGAAGTGTAGGTAAGCACCAAGGCAGCATTAAACACACCTAATGAGTAGGTATAACTAACTTATAATGAGTAAGTTGATCTTAATTATGCCCAAGCATATCAACATAAAAACAAAGGGGGCATTGCCATAATGGTTGCCCCCTGTTTACTTGACAATGTGGGTTCTACAGGGTCATTTTTTTGTGAAAGGCTCTTTTAGTTGCCCTAAAAAAGTCTCCGGGTATTGTTCTACCTCGTCGAAACCCAGCGGGATGTCTTTGCCCGAATGAGGTACATAAGCTGTACCAAACAAATAATCCCAAATACTTAAAGAAATGCCAAAGTTCATCCCGTAAGGGTGTTGTTGAGGCAAGTGTTTGGCGTGGTGCCAAATGTGCATCTGGGGGTTGTTAAATATGTACTTGAATAGACCATAGCTCCAGCGAATATTGGCGTGGTTGAGGTGTCCAATCAGAATAGTAAAGGCATGCAGCAGGAAAAAATCTTTGATTCCAAACCCTATCATTGTGAGCGGTATATACAAAATACTCTTATAAATAATAGTTTCCATAGGGTGAAAACGCAAGTGTGCCGCAAACCCCATTTCTTCTACCGAATGGTGTACCTTATGAAGCTGCCACATCCAATTGACCCGATGTAACATGACATGCACTCCCCACTGAATAAAATCGGCAAGTAGAAACATCAACAAAAACTGTTGCCAACCAGCCCAACTACTCACCTGAATAGCCACCAGATTTGTAACTCCAA
Protein-coding sequences here:
- a CDS encoding gliding motility lipoprotein GldH family protein, producing MKNIFSVLTICLLSFCMWSCKAKYYEKHQEVAKRDILNWEASDVKKFEVEIDDAQSKFNLGVVLRHHAKIAHPSVTVQVTITSPSGKKTAKNQEIQLKDSAGKLVGEVAGDIVDVTSFVEKGYSFAEKGKYTFDVALVSKMSLTGFMSVGFVIEKPEAAK
- a CDS encoding tetratricopeptide repeat protein; the encoded protein is MADNNRFFEEGMTLYNAEKYEEAIDLFTQALAKEMTHVGSLYQRGLSHTKLRNFDQAFRDFDQAIAFAPHIAAIYSERGVVYYHQKDYKKAMQDMDKAVALEPQEAYRYASRAYLRAAVGDKLGALNDYRKALELDPDDAIVQNNLGLLEESMGYSKDAHKRYEEADRLMGISQEERQKRFDKIVEDHKIAEASRKMQQDVPPPVTKPQTKDYFQVMKSVFTSKERFGEFKNFVKGKFGKKKS
- a CDS encoding sterol desaturase family protein; this encodes MDKYLKVIADSFTGYAHYLWYEMTHPSWHNYFYYLIAVSLLVLILEVAVPWRKHQPLLRKGFWQDTFYMFFNFFLFSLVAYNAISNVFVELFKDFLAMFGVTNLVAIQVSSWAGWQQFLLMFLLADFIQWGVHVMLHRVNWMWQLHKVHHSVEEMGFAAHLRFHPMETIIYKSILYIPLTMIGFGIKDFFLLHAFTILIGHLNHANIRWSYGLFKYIFNNPQMHIWHHAKHLPQQHPYGMNFGISLSIWDYLFGTAYVPHSGKDIPLGFDEVEQYPETFLGQLKEPFTKK